In Halovulum dunhuangense, one genomic interval encodes:
- the hemE gene encoding uroporphyrinogen decarboxylase → MQRNEKSIMRALAGETLPVPPVWMMRQAGRYLPEYRATRTQAGSFLDLCYTPELAAEVTLQPIRRYGFDAAILFADILLLPQALGADLWFVDGEGPRLSTITSGAELDRLKPIEDIHETLAPVYETVRILSRALPQETTLIGFAGAPWTVATYMIAGRGTKEQGPARRMMYADPEGFDRLMDLLTEATAEYLIAQIEAGAEAVKLFDSWAGALPGGLFEKYATEPARRIIDRIHSVAPGVPVIGFPRQAGEKVIPFVKATGVAACAIDTNVDPRWAAENLQPLTCVQGNLDPMLLVTGGDALVRSVRETVEAFADGPHIFNLGHGITPEADPANVDVMLKALRG, encoded by the coding sequence ATGCAGCGAAACGAAAAGTCGATCATGCGTGCGCTTGCGGGCGAAACGCTGCCCGTGCCGCCCGTGTGGATGATGCGACAGGCGGGGCGTTACCTGCCCGAATACCGCGCGACGCGGACGCAGGCGGGCAGCTTTCTCGATCTGTGCTACACGCCCGAGCTGGCAGCCGAGGTGACGCTCCAGCCGATCCGGCGCTACGGCTTCGATGCCGCGATCCTGTTCGCCGACATCCTGCTTCTGCCGCAGGCGCTCGGCGCCGACCTGTGGTTCGTCGATGGCGAGGGGCCGCGGCTGTCCACCATCACCTCGGGGGCCGAGCTGGACCGGCTGAAGCCGATCGAGGACATCCACGAGACGCTTGCCCCGGTCTATGAAACGGTGCGCATCCTTTCGCGCGCACTGCCGCAAGAGACGACGCTCATCGGCTTTGCCGGCGCGCCATGGACCGTCGCCACCTACATGATCGCCGGTCGGGGCACCAAGGAACAGGGCCCCGCGCGGCGGATGATGTATGCCGACCCCGAGGGTTTCGACCGGCTGATGGACCTGCTGACAGAGGCGACGGCGGAATACCTGATCGCCCAGATCGAGGCCGGGGCCGAGGCGGTGAAGCTGTTCGACAGCTGGGCCGGCGCCCTGCCCGGCGGGCTTTTCGAGAAATACGCCACGGAACCGGCCCGGCGGATCATCGACCGCATCCATTCGGTGGCGCCCGGCGTGCCAGTGATCGGCTTCCCGCGACAGGCGGGTGAAAAGGTGATCCCCTTCGTCAAGGCGACCGGTGTTGCGGCCTGTGCGATCGACACCAATGTCGATCCCCGGTGGGCGGCCGAGAACCTCCAGCCGCTGACCTGCGTCCAGGGCAACCTCGATCCGATGCTGCTGGTCACCGGGGGCGATGCGCTTGTGCGGTCCGTGCGGGAAACCGTCGAGGCCTTTGCCGATGGGCCGCATATCTTCAACCTTGGCCACGGGATCACGCCCGAGGCGGACCCGGCCAATGTGGACGTGATGCTGAAAGCCCTGCGCGGCTGA
- the hemC gene encoding hydroxymethylbilane synthase, giving the protein MQGLHPSEKHPLRIGTRGSPLALAQARETRARLMAAHDLPEAAFEIVVIKTTGDRVLDRPLGEIGGKGLFTREIEDAMLDGSIDIAVHSMKDMPVDQPDGLVLDCYLPREDVRDAFVSLAWGGIDALPQGAVVGTSSLRRRAQLKHRRPDLQVVEFRGNVQTRLRKLGDGVAVATFLAMAGLTRLGMLRDVPHNPIATDDMLPAVAQGAIGIERRADDAAVAALLSPIHDTDTGHRMAAERAFLRGLDGSCQTPIGGLAEFDGKGGIRLRGEIIRPDGSESLTHEISGPIADAAAMGAAAAEALRSRASADFFAS; this is encoded by the coding sequence ATGCAAGGATTACACCCCTCTGAAAAGCACCCCCTGCGCATCGGAACCCGCGGCTCGCCGCTGGCGCTGGCGCAGGCACGCGAGACCCGTGCGCGGCTGATGGCGGCGCATGACCTGCCCGAGGCCGCGTTCGAGATCGTGGTCATCAAGACCACCGGCGATCGTGTGCTCGACCGCCCCCTGGGCGAGATCGGCGGCAAGGGGCTGTTCACCCGGGAAATCGAGGATGCGATGCTGGATGGAAGCATCGATATCGCCGTCCATTCCATGAAGGACATGCCGGTGGACCAGCCGGACGGGCTGGTGCTGGACTGCTACCTTCCGCGGGAGGATGTGCGCGATGCGTTCGTCTCGCTCGCCTGGGGCGGGATCGACGCGCTTCCGCAAGGCGCGGTCGTCGGCACATCCAGCCTGCGGCGCCGGGCGCAGCTGAAGCACCGCCGTCCGGATCTTCAGGTGGTCGAATTCCGGGGCAACGTGCAGACCCGGTTGCGCAAGCTTGGCGATGGGGTGGCGGTCGCGACCTTCCTTGCCATGGCGGGGCTGACCCGGCTTGGCATGCTTCGGGACGTGCCTCACAACCCGATCGCCACGGACGACATGCTGCCAGCGGTCGCCCAGGGCGCAATCGGGATCGAGCGCCGCGCCGATGACGCGGCGGTGGCGGCGCTGTTGTCGCCCATTCACGATACCGACACCGGCCATCGCATGGCGGCTGAGCGGGCGTTTCTCCGGGGCCTCGACGGGTCGTGCCAGACCCCGATCGGCGGGCTGGCGGAGTTCGATGGCAAGGGCGGCATCCGCCTGCGGGGAGAGATCATCCGCCCCGACGGATCGGAAAGCCTGACGCACGAAATCAGCGGCCCGATCGCGGATGCGGCCGCCATGGGCGCCGCCGCGGCCGAGGCCCTGCGCAGCCGTGCAAGCGCGGATTTCTTCGCCTCCTGA